A window of Oncorhynchus keta strain PuntledgeMale-10-30-2019 unplaced genomic scaffold, Oket_V2 Un_contig_925_pilon_pilon, whole genome shotgun sequence genomic DNA:
gtaagtcgctctggataagagcgtctgctaaatgacttaaatgtaatgtaaaaaaaactcttcccacattgatcacagctataggggttctctcctgtgtgttctctgatgaactgTCAGCTGTCCAGATCgaccaaaactcttcccacattgatcacagctataaggtttctctcctgtgtgtattctctggtggtatatcaggctgtgtgactGAGTAAatctcttcccacactgatcacagctataaggtttctctcctgtgtgtgttctcaggtGTAGAGTCAGAGAGCTAGGTGttgtaaaactcttcccacattgaccacagctgtaaggtttctctcctgtgtgtgttctctggtgcacTGTCAGCTCTCCAGATCGacaaaaactcttcccacattgatcacagctataagatttctctcctgtgtgtattctctggtgtgatacCAGATGGCCAGATGTAGCaaatctcttcccacattgatcacagctatagggtttctctcctgtgtgtattctctggtgtagagtcagatGGTCAGAtctagtaaaactcttcccacattgaccacagctataacatttctctcctgtgtgtgttctctggtgtagagtcagatGGTCAGAtctagtaaaactcttcccacattgaccacagctataagatttctctcctgtgtgtattctctggtgcacTGTCTGTTCTCCAGATCGCCGaaatctcttcccacattgatcacagctatagggtttctctcctgtgtgtattctctggtgtagagtcagatGGTCAGATCttgtaaaactcttcccacattgaccacagctataaagtttctctcctgtgtgtgttctctggtgtagagtcagatGGTCAGAtctagtaaaactcttcccacattgaccacagctacaagatttctctcctgtgtgtgttctctgatgaatttTAATGCCTGATGAGgtgaatctcttcccacagtcagagcagcagtgagtTCTCTTCCCTGTGGGTCTCTGCGGGTGTTTATTGAGGTGTTCTGATCTGAGagactcttctctgtctcctcagcatcatgaggttgttgaggctccccagaggatccacgatagtcccgtatctctcctgtgtgaacaacaaagtcagacagatgATTAAAGGCCCACAACAGCAGAAGTCCACTGTAAAAGGTGATGCCAACATGTTGTACAGCAATTGACGTCTGTAATGAATGTTAATATTATTTCACAATTGTCTTAAAATTAGCAAGAAAAGtcattttgtcttgttttcacattAGTAGTAACATAGATGATTGTAGGCTAGAAATAGGATATTCATGTTGTTTAAACTCTAAGCAGTGTGGTAGAAGACTTTTGTTCTCCAAGGCCCCCTTCTGTGTTTGCTAAAATTGTGGCACGAGGGCAATTTGATTGCAGAAACTCCTCCCTGCTAATGAGGAAACCGATAGTTATGGATGTACTATATCTGCCTGGAACaaagagtgttggaggctattttgtaaatgatatcgccGAAGTTAAGGataggtaggatagtcagttttacgagggtatgtttggcagcgtgagtgaaggaggctttgtttcgAAATAGGAAGCAAATTGTAGATGCTTAAtaggagtctggaaggagagtttacagtctaaccagatacctaggtattagtagttgtccacatattctaagtcagaaccgtccagagtagtgacgctagtcgggcgggcggttgcgggcagcgatcggttgaagagcatgcatttagtttaacttgcgtttaaaagcagttggaggccacagaaggagtgttgtatggcattgaagcttgtttggaggtttgttaacacattgtccaaagaagggccagatgtatacagaatggtgtaatctgactagaggtggatcaaggaatcaccagcagcaagagcgacatcgttgattatacagagtcggcccgagaattgaaccctgtggtaactccataaagactgccagaggtccggacaacaggccaggttgatgaagacggctgcacagtactgtctttatcgaTGGCGGAAATtctattgtttagtaccttgagtgtggatgaggtgcacctgtgaccagcgggaaaccggattgcatgttgcggagaaggtacggtgggattgaaatggtcagtgatctgtttgttaacttggctttcgaagactttagaaaaggcaggacaggatggatgtaacagtttgggtcaagagtatcacccctttgaagagggggatgactgtggaagagaggttgaacagactagtaataggggttgcaacaatggcggcagatcattttagaaagagggtccagattgtcttgcccagctgatttgtagggggaACAggatttgcagctctttcagaacatcagctatctggatttgggtgaaggagaagctgggaggcttgggcaagtagctgcgggggtgAGCTGttggttggggtagccaggaggaaagcatggccagccgtagagaaatgcttattgaaattctcgattattgtggatttttcggtggtgacaatgtttcaTAGCCTcattgcagtgggcagctgggaggaggtgctcttattctcaatggactttacagtgtcacaAAACTTTTGGaattagagctacaggatgcaaatttctgtttaaaaaagttagcctttgctttcctaactgactgtgtgtattggttcctgacttctctaataaagttgcatatcgcggggactattgaGACGCTAGTGCAGTAGGCCACAGGATGTATTTGTGCTGGTCGAGAGCAGTctggtctggagtgaaccaagggcatATCTGTTCCTagttgtacatttttttttaaggggcatgcttatttaagttTTGGTGAGGAAATTACAATTAATGAACAATCAGGCATCCCCTACTgaagggatgaggtcaatatccttccaggatacccgccAGGTCTTGAatttgattagaaaggcctgcttgcagaaGTGATTTTGTCACAGATTTAGGGTTGttcctggtgggttccttgaaaatgtgtgtgagattgagggcatctagcttggattgtaggacggccggggtgttaacctcactagggtagggggcactattttcacctccggatgaaagtaaacttggtagatttggatagaaaacactttaaaTTTTCcaaaaatgttaaaataatgtctgagtataacagaactgatacgaCAGGCGATGTTCTGATGGCTAGCATCTGATGGAGGTTCTAGCTATAAGGTCTAACAAAAACAGCAGATCCATATCatattgggtgaggcgggttgccggaaggtatatttaatttaaaaatgaaAAGGATTGAAATATATtgcaatatatacaaaaaaaaatgaaaaaaacatACCATTTACAACAAACACGTCTTaatgctacgccatcttggattacaAAATGACTCAGTTAAAAACCATTGGATCTAGCAAACTCAAACTATTTAGTATTTCTGTGCCCATGAAAACTGTTTTCCCAGTGTAACATAAGGAGCCACTAAATGATACATAGTTCGAGTGCATTTCAGAATACAAAACAACTGTCTGACAGCAAGATCCCTTATTTAAGTTGAAGTTCATCATATGACAAGAATaacgttatgactataactactgttccctgaaggagggaaactAGGTACAACATACTATTAAATCCATGCCTCGCTGGAAGCCCCGCCATATGAGACAGACTACAGGTGATGAGTGAGGCTTGGATTTATTCCTTAAAATGTAATGCCGCTCTACATCAACCCAGGAAAGGGTGGGGACAAACAGGTGTTGAACCTCgattccctccttcagggaagtGTAATTATAATCAAAGTTACACTCCCTTTCAGTATTGGAGAACTTCGGTAAACATACTATGGGGAAATAAAATCATTCCCCAGCCGACCCAAACGGATACATTTAAATTAAACTGCCCCTGGCAGACCACCCAGACCTGACCCTACAAGATGTGTCAGTTTTGTCAATTTATTCATTGTCTTTCATTTGAAAcactcctgtcaatgttgagtaaggacgcACACCTGATTACCCATTTAGAAGTAGGATTAATCTGGCCTGCAcacaaatgtaggcctataaaggtgcccatttggggatgtctgatagtatttctgattgtcttaacgcACCAACACTAATGAgttgtggagcttctcaaagtaatgcTTTATTCACCTCtaacagcaagtaaacaaagtctAATCAGAATCAATTGcaaatgacaatagttcctcaaagtATTTTTGTAAAATATTTCTAGCTCTCgccctttcgataaccactcgGCATAAAAGGGAAAAATgtaatgctctgatccagtggaaatgtcataaaatacctgattacttcttatccttTTCACAAATAGCCTACACCTACTGTGTCTGTCCAGAACTCATTGGAGCAGGAAACTGAGGGCCTAGAATATTGTATACAATGGTGCAAGCTTGCTATACGAGTTTCctgacccagttgatacaatgtttcaagtttgttgtagacaggccatttatcgggatattttctacctgcagaaagcaatgtttttatttgttggctttatgtaggctttgttttttacatagttggcaatggcaataAAAGTTACTTTTAGATATCTATAATTCTCATTTAGATTTAGATAGAATGTAGATTAATCACAGACAATAATTTTGAGATACtattataaattaaatgaaactgttccacgaaaatgtgcatatgaaaatcataactggcacacAGATTGGTAGAAATGGTCAGATACATTTGCACTCCAACTGGAAAAGGTTGCATACAGCTGGTgtaggaaaccactagttatggatgtagtatatctggtaatgaggaaaccactagttgtGGATGTAGGATaactggtaatgaggaaaccccTAGTCAGGATGTGtgatctggtaatgaggaaaccactagttatggatgtagtatatctgctaatgaggaaaccaggttgttatggatgtagtatgtGCTGGTGAGGAAACCCTCCGGTCAGGATGTAGTATACTgcatgaggaaaccactagttaatGAGGAAACCCTCCGGTcaggatgtagtatatctgctaatgaggaaaccctccggtcaggttgtgttatctgctaatgaggaaaccactagttatggatgtagtatatctgctaGGTTgtggaaaccactagttatgatCCCTCCGGTCAGGCTTGCTGGGTATGTTGCTCCCTCGGTCAGGTTGTGCttgaaaccactagttatggatgtagtatatctgctaatgaggaaaccactagttatggatgtagtccctatctgctaatgaggaaaccactagttatggatgtgtATATGTGCTAATGGgaatggatgtagtatatctgccaGGAGCAAAAATGGCTCCCTCCGGCAGATTTGTTTTTCACAATGTATCCTCCGGTCAGGTTGTGTTGAGAGCATTTCCCACTACTTTGGGTGTTAATTGTATGAGGATCGATTGAATGTCCTGTCTTAATATAATGTTAATTAAACAGCAAATGCAAAAACACTTCAACCAGGGTAGGGGACAGCATTCAGGCTTTTCCATCAAAACAGTGCCTAAATtaaactacctgctactcaggccgagaagctaggatatgcatataattagaaatttggatagaaaatataaagtttccaaaactgttaaaataatgtctgtgagtataacagaactgatatggcaggcgaacctgaggaaaatccatccaggaagtactattattttgaaaggctgtttttccattgaaagcctatccaccatacaaagacttaggacccagGTCACGATCTCTATGGCTTCTTCTACATGTGGTCattctttaggcattgtttcaggcttttactctgaaaaattagggagatacatttccaccataatttgcaaataaattcataaaaaatcctacaatgtgattttctggatttttttcctcatttgtctgtcatagttaaagtgtacctatgatgaaaattacaggcctctcatctttttaagtgggagaacttgcacaattggtggctgactaaatacttttttgccccactgtacatcctagaaacctggttaaactatcattatgacatcatggatgaattctagaatatactatatatcctagaaacctggttaaatTATCACTATGAcctcatggatggccagtccttgtaTTCATAGTGTAGTGAATTCAGGGGAGGCCCTGAGCTGAACTCAAACCTGGGTCCAGCGACTGTCAAGTCAACACCTTATAACTGTTACGCCAAGATGTCTGAACTTCTTGACGAGGTCGCTAGATGTTGGGTTAAGGTTTCTACAATATCGttctctatgaatttgagagtggttacacttctccttcccccatccctcagctgttaaCCAAGTCTCTGGGCAGCCATTTTGTTGCTGTTTAAAAACCCCACACAACCcagcaatctgcagttcaaacaataacaaatctGTCATTCCACCACTATTTTGGTAATAAAAGATTatggggttggagaaatgtaactacagacagacctatggatgcaaggactgaccatccatgatatcaacattatagttttaaccatgttgaggcagcagggtagcctagtggttagagcgttggactagtaaccggttgCAAGTTCacatccccgagctgacatggtacaaatctgtcgttctgcccctgaacaggcaattaacccactgttcctagtccgttaatgaaaataagaatttgttcttaactgctatagtgttgatttacattgtttctaaacattatagtaaaaaaatattatttggggttctgatggggtacaacagttgaactcagctcatgaggcatgtgttatattcttcaagaatcaatggctgtaaataaatcatttaaaagTCACAATATGGATGTAGCAATTGCAGATTTCCACCTTAACACCAAACATCAGTTCAACTGCAGAGTTTGTGCCTCTGTTGTTAAGACAGTACTTACCAGTGTTAATCAGGGAACGGTTTCTCAAAACCATCTTATGGCTAAATTCTTCGTTAGAACCATTGGGTGCCTTAAGATgcgtttgggaaaccgggcccagatatccaggttcctcctcttcctcctttttcgATGTAACagtcatctcctccccctcctctttcacGCCATAAACTGCATCTTCCTCTCCTTTTACTGTAACatcatcctcctctttcactctgaacgcgtcctcctcttctttcacagTAAAGGCCCCAATCTCTACTTCTTGTTTGACTGCGATATCTTCCTCGtctttcactctgaacgcgtcttcctcttctttcacagtAACGGTCTCACCCTCTACTCCTTGATTTACTGTGATATCTTCCTCTTTAGAAGGAGAGTAGCTTAGTGACCGCATGGTtggagatgttagctagctaggctaatgctaacttaaccagcccgctagctgactaataacaacaacagcATAAATATGAAATTAAATCGGATAACTAACTAGACGACAGAAGTGGGTTTTAAAACACAGTGGCTAATAAACACGAAAGCGTCTAAAGAGCTATATTGGTTCGGCTATTTTGTCTATCAAGCTACCGAGGTGGCTGACGAACTGTTGTTGCTGTTGAAAGAAGAGTTCCGTCCACTACATTATACGTCACACCAACAGCATAACCTTAAAGTCGCAGaccgccatctgctgactggagtgggtaacgcagttgaGTAAAATGTAGATTTTATCTTCAGATAACAAGTTAAAGTGTACGAAGCATGAGTTTTAACTCACCAGTGTAACAATACAGTGTGGTTAAAGACTTAGTAAGCTAGTTGTAATCACGATATGGTTACCTATAAGTACAAACAATGTTTTTGCGTTATTACATATTTATTAACTTATTTTGTGACTCTTCCAAACTACACACAATGCAGTATTTCTCAACGTCATATGGATGATCTTCTCTGTGCTACTGAGTTTGTTTGCCAGTGTAACGGTGTAACGAAGTTACATGTTTAAAATATTTGTATCCTCTATTTAACGAGGCAATTAATTTAAgaacagtgccttagaccgctgccccgCTCGTGTGATAAAGGTATAGGATTCTGGGTAATCCACAGCAGATTTATGGAGAATTTATGGAGAAATCGAGTGGTTCTGGGATAGAAATGTATAAAATTGACATTACATCATAAAATCCACGTTTTAAATCATACATTAGCAATTTATGTTTTAGTAACTACTGTTGTTGGTTTGGCGTCAAGTCAGCCTCTCTTTATATGTTATTTGCCAAATCTCTGTTTTCCATGTGGGTTTTATGCTAAAGATCCCTCTTTCAAATTGGTATCTAACTGGAAATGCATCTTCTTTTAGGAGTGCTATTTTTACCCTGTCGACTACTGATCATTCATCCACAATGTGTGTCTCATCAATGCAGGTAATTTATGACAAATGTATAAAGTACACGTTTTATAAACTCATGAACACCTGCGAGTTTATCAGCCCGGTTTTGTTAGTTTAGGTGTATTATACTTATTCGCCACCAGAGGGGACTTTGAGTAATATTTCAGGTTAATTTTATAATTTTTTTGATAATAAAATGGATGAGGCGATATTCTGATGTTGTGAATATGAGACACATGGAAACAATTGATTAATGTATTATAGTAAATTATGAATTAGTAGGAATTGTTAAATCCACTATACGATCACAATGACTTTGATAGACATTTCAATTGTTTTTTTGTTAGTATATTACAGGGCAGATTAATGTAGAATTGCTGTGGGAGTGGTATTTATATCCCGTCACTACTGATCATTCATCCATACTGTGTGTGTCCCATCATTGCAGCTTTGGAAATAAATTAACTATCCATTCATTGCTCCTTCCTGTGTTGACTCACTGACTTGAGGGACCAGGATGGTCACACTAGGTCGATATCTAACTCAAGCTTCACCtcatttttaaattttatttcacctttatttaaccaggtaggctagttgagaacaagttctcatttgcaactgcgacctggccaagataaagcatagcagtgtgaacagacaacacagagttacacatggagtaaacaattaacaagtcaaaataatacagtagaaaaaaggagagtctatatacattgtgtgcaaaaggcatgaggaggtaggcgaataattacaattttgcagattaacactggagtgataaatgatcagatggtcatgtacaagtagagatattggtgtgcaaaagagcagaaaataaaataaataaaaacagtatggggatgaggtaggtaaaaatgggtgggctatttaccgatagactatgtacagcggcagcgatcggttagctgctcagatagcagatgtttgaagttggtgagggagataaaagtctccaacttcagcgatttttgcaattagttccagtcacaggcagcagagaactggaacgaaaggcagccaaatgaggtgttggctttagggatgatcagtgagatacacctgctggagcgcgtgttacgggtgggtgttgccatcgtgaccagtgaactgagataaggcggagctttacctagcatggacttgtaggtgacctggagccagtgggtctggcgacgaatatgtagcgagggccagccgactagagcatacaggtcgcagtggtgggtggtataaggttctttagtgacaaaacggatggcactgtgataaactgcatccagtttgctgagtagagtgttggaagcaattttgtagatgacatcgccgaagtcgaggatcggtaggatagtcagttttactagggtaagtttggcggcgtgagtgaaggaggctttgttgcggaatagaaagccgactctagatttgattttcgattggagatgtttgatatgagtctggaaggagagtttacagtctagccagacacctaggtacttattgatgtccacatattcaaggtcggaaccatccagggtggtgatgctagtcaggcgtgcgggtgcaggcagcgaacggttgaaaagcatgcatttggttttactagcgtttaagagcagttggaggccacagaaggagtgttgtatggcattgaagctcgtttggaggttagatagcacagtgtccaaggacgggccggaagtatatagaaggatgtcgtctgcgtagaggtggatcagggaatcgcccgcagcaagagcaacatcattgatatatacagagaaaagagtcggcccgagaattgaaccctgtggcacccccatagagactgccagaggaccggacagcatgccccaCATATATACCCCACTTTGGACAGTCCTCCTCTGCAATGCTTACATCTTCTGGTTTGACAGGAAGAGGGTAAAAGGATACTATAAACCCTTAAGTTGCAAGATCGGttccacgagctgacaaggtacaaatcgttcgtcctgcccctgaacaaggcagttaacccactgttcctaagccatcattgaaaataagaatgtgttcttaaacatgtttagttgtggttgttgttagTTCCCTCTTCTGTTTGAGGGACATTTTTGGTTTTCTTGCTGGAGAACGTAACATCCAACAAAATGAGGGATATTTTGGGTTGCATATTGCAATGAATTGTTAGATGACATTTACTTGCTCATTAGTCTTCAGTTTTTTCTCTTATGTTTGTATTAAATATTTGTGTTTTTTCCTGTGAAGCCATTGTGTTGCacccatgtctgaaatgtgctgtataaataaagcttgatttcaatattatattatgagaAACTATCTTGATCCATCTTAGTGTAAATTCAGTATATCTCTACTATGGTTTGTCATTTTAGTATCACTTTTCAACCAACACAGTGAATTTGTTGAACCTGAAAAATGTTTAAATCAACAATACGTCAAAGGATTCAACAACTGAAAACTGAAACAGATGGATCCTGCTGAaggtaaacactgaaacagatggatcctgctgaaggtaaacactgaaacagatggatcctgctgaaggtaaacactgaaacagatggatcctgctgaaggtaaacactgaaacagatggatcctgctgaaggtaaacactgaaacagatggatcctgctgaaggtaaacactgaaacactgaaggaaacagatggatcctgctgaaggtaaacactgaaacagatgGAAGGTCCTGCTGTAAGGTGaaaaacactgaaacagatggatcctgctgaaggtaaacactgaaacagatggatcctgctgaaggtaaacactgaaacagatggatcctgctgaaggtaaacactgaaacagatggatcctgctgaaggtaaacactgaaacagatggatcctgctgaaggtaaacactgaaacagatggatcctgctgaaggtaaacactgaaacagatggatcctgctgaaggtaaacactgaaacagatggatcctgctgaaacagatggatcctgctgaaggtaaacactgaaacagatggatcctgctgaaggtaaacactgaaacagatggatcctgctgaaggtaaacactgaaacagatggacagatgaaggtaaacactgaaacagatggatcctgctgaaggtaaacactgaaacagatggatcctgctgaaggtaaacactgaaacagatggatcctgctgaaggtaaacactgaaacagatggatcctgctgaaggtaaacactgaaacagatgGATCCTGCTGAATGAAACCTGCTGAaggtaaacactgaaacagatggatcctgctgaaggtaaacactgaaacagatggatcctgctgaaggtaaacactgaaacagatggatcctgctgaaggtaaacactgaaacagatggatcctgctgaaggtaaacactgaaacagatggatcctgctgaaggtaaacactgaaacagatggatcctgctgaaggtaaacactgaaacagatggatcctgctgaaggtaaacactgaaacagatggatcctgctgaaggtaaacactgaaacagatggatcctgctgaaggtaaacactgaaacagatggatcctgctgaaggtaaacactgaaacagatggatcctgctgaaggtaaacactgaaacagatggatcctgctgaaggtaaacactgaaacagatggacaagccagcacaggtgtaacacataataacgaggtgacaccaatcagtgCGTCCTGTGTGTGAAAGTCCAACCTCAAATCCAAAGCCTGTAACAATCCTGCTGACaatcctcacgacgccaggacagcggagtcaatcaccaccttccagagacacctgaaaccccacctctttaaggaatacctaggataggataaagtaatccttctcaccccccttaaaagatttagattcactattgtaaagtggctgttccactggatgtcataaggtgaatgcaccaatttgtaagtcgctctggataagagcgtctgctaaatgacttaaatgtaaatgtaaacaacttCCCTGTTAAGACAACAAATATATCCTATATTTCTCCCCCACTAGATTCTAGAACTCACGTCCCCTTGGAACAAAATAAATTGTAATTCTAATCTCCAATACGGAAAAACATGCAGTCAAAATAAATTGTAATCCATGGCCAAGCACTGGCTAAATGCAAAACTTGCTGACTGCCCACCCTTGAGACAATCAGCAACCAACTCCTGCAATATCCGTAGTAACTTTCCACCTTACTTCTCGCTCTCTTTTCAGGGTTCACTTGATGGGCATGTTGTTGGATCGGGGCCAAGTCCCCAATGTCGTGCTCCAGTACATTTGGGTTGGAACATCTGAGAATTAATCCTGATATTCTAAAAGCAGGgcaacaacatcaatataattTTACCAATAAAAACCCCAAAAGGGTCAGCTGGTTGCATAAATAATTATGAAAATCAAAACCAAATGTTCACCCCTTTGTTAATATGTATTCCCTTAATGGTGAGGCAT
This region includes:
- the LOC127927063 gene encoding gastrula zinc finger protein XlCGF17.1-like; this encodes MLASPFTVDFCCYREESLRSEHLNKHPQRPTGKRTHCCSDCGKRFTSSGIKIHQRTHTGEKSCSCGQCGKSFTRSDHLTLHQRTHTGEKLYSCGQCGKSFTRSDHLTLHQRIHTGEKPYSCDQCGKRFRRSGEQTVHQRIHTGEKSYSCGQCGKSFTRSDHLTLHQRTHTGEKCYSCGQCGKSFTRSDHLTLHQRIHTGEKPYSCDQCGKRFATSGHLVSHQRIHTGEKSYSCDQCGKSFCRSGELTVHQRTHTGEKPYSCGQCGKSFTTPSSLTLHLRTHTGEKPYSCDQCGKRFTQSHSLIYHQRIHTGEKPYSCDQCGKSFGRSGQLTVHQRTHRREPL